The following proteins are co-located in the Sporosarcina pasteurii genome:
- a CDS encoding ectoine synthase — protein sequence MIVRTIDEIIGTENEVESDTWTSRRLLLEKDGMGFSFHETIIYAGTETHIHYQNHLEAVYCVGGDGEIETVSDGKVYPIQDGTMYALDQHDEHYLRGGKTDMRLICTFNPPLVGTETHDENGVYPLLSKQPVGK from the coding sequence ATGATCGTTCGAACGATTGATGAAATCATAGGAACAGAAAATGAAGTGGAATCGGACACATGGACGAGTCGCCGTTTACTACTTGAAAAAGATGGCATGGGCTTTTCATTTCATGAAACGATTATCTATGCAGGTACAGAAACGCATATCCACTATCAAAACCATTTAGAAGCGGTGTACTGTGTCGGTGGAGATGGAGAGATTGAAACGGTCTCGGATGGAAAAGTGTATCCGATTCAAGACGGAACGATGTATGCATTGGATCAACATGATGAGCATTATCTCCGCGGGGGAAAAACGGATATGAGGCTAATTTGTACATTCAATCCACCGCTCGTCGGTACCGAAACACATGATGAAAATGGTGTGTACCCACTTCTTTCGAAACAACCTGTTGGAAAATAA
- the ectB gene encoding diaminobutyrate--2-oxoglutarate transaminase, producing MLLTKEKNGMEIIEERESAVRSYSRSFPTVFEKAKDHLVWDVDGKEYIDFFAGAGSLNYGHNNEKMKTKIMDYVMNDGISHSLDMGTVARAEFLETFNEVILRPRNLDYKVMFPGPTGTNTVESALKIARKVTGRQNIISFTNAFHGMTLGSLSISGNSSIRNGAGVPLTNTISMPYDTFFKNGNAIDYLEQYLEDTGSGVDLPAAMILETVQGEGGINAASFEWLRGIEKLCRRYDILLIIDDVQAGCGRTGTFFSFEPAGIQPDIVCLSKSIGGYGLPLAITLIKPEHDIWEPGEHNGTFRGNNMAIVAATEALSYWKTDDLAKSVQKKSKIIKLRFEQIVEDYPELKATTRGRGFMQGIACGKGKEAYATKICAKAFEKGVIMETSGPSGEVVKFLGALTIDETSLIKGLGILEEAIEEVVRQ from the coding sequence ATGTTATTAACTAAAGAAAAAAATGGTATGGAAATTATTGAAGAACGTGAGTCAGCAGTCAGAAGTTATAGCCGTAGTTTTCCAACAGTATTTGAGAAAGCGAAGGATCATTTGGTGTGGGATGTAGACGGTAAAGAGTATATCGATTTCTTCGCAGGTGCAGGTTCACTGAACTATGGCCATAATAATGAGAAGATGAAGACGAAAATCATGGACTATGTGATGAACGATGGCATCTCACATAGCCTGGATATGGGGACGGTTGCCCGGGCTGAATTTCTCGAGACATTTAACGAAGTTATTTTAAGGCCACGGAATTTAGATTATAAAGTGATGTTCCCAGGTCCAACTGGAACAAACACAGTCGAAAGTGCCTTAAAGATTGCAAGGAAGGTAACTGGACGTCAGAACATTATAAGCTTTACAAATGCTTTTCATGGTATGACGTTGGGTTCGCTATCTATCTCGGGAAATTCATCAATTCGTAACGGAGCCGGGGTCCCGCTGACAAACACGATTTCCATGCCGTATGATACTTTCTTTAAAAATGGCAATGCAATTGATTATCTTGAACAGTATTTGGAGGATACCGGAAGTGGGGTAGACCTGCCGGCGGCCATGATCCTAGAAACAGTTCAAGGGGAAGGCGGCATCAACGCTGCAAGCTTTGAATGGTTACGAGGGATTGAAAAGTTATGCCGTCGTTATGATATTTTGCTCATTATCGATGATGTGCAAGCGGGGTGTGGTCGAACCGGCACGTTCTTTAGCTTTGAACCCGCAGGCATCCAACCTGATATCGTTTGCTTGTCTAAGTCAATTGGTGGGTATGGTTTGCCATTAGCCATCACGTTAATTAAACCAGAACATGATATATGGGAGCCAGGCGAACATAATGGCACATTTCGTGGTAATAATATGGCAATCGTCGCTGCGACAGAAGCCTTATCTTACTGGAAAACAGACGACTTAGCGAAATCTGTTCAAAAGAAATCTAAGATTATAAAATTGCGTTTCGAGCAAATCGTTGAAGATTATCCAGAATTAAAAGCGACAACACGTGGCCGAGGTTTTATGCAAGGCATCGCATGTGGAAAAGGAAAAGAGGCATATGCAACAAAAATTTGTGCGAAAGCTTTTGAAAAAGGGGTCATCATGGAAACGTCAGGACCTAGCGGGGAAGTCGTGAAATTTCTAGGCGCGTTAACAATTGACGAAACGAGTTTAATCAAAGGCTTAGGTATTTTAGAAGAAGCAATTGAAGAAGTCGTTCGTCAATAA
- a CDS encoding glutathione ABC transporter substrate-binding protein, which yields MRKRILFSFLVSLLAVIIVACSNSSEENESNSTGEQSDENTSEASDLTIMLGSDPNSLDPHGANDGISLYVMSTMYDKLVYLDKDLTITPGLAESLEQISDTVWEAKIREGVEFHDGSKLDAEVVKANLDRVRDPEIASPLSFLYDMIEEVEVIDSYTVHIKTAYPFASLPAHLAHPGGSMISKKSIDADNEAVKNGALPFATVNEAPVGTGPFKFESREHGVAIKVVKNEKYWDTEKAKSASITFKTIPEDFTRIAELETGGADLIYPISPVDVARIDASDSAHVQQSKSSNLTYLGFNTEVEPFNQKEVRQAISMAINKDNLIDGILEGRALPAIGPIAPTVFGYSDSIDTLGYDVEKAKELMKEAGYEDGFKTTLLTYETSANADLAIFLQAELKNIGIEVDIETVETGAYLDATGEGNSEMFIGAWGTVTLDADYGLYPMFHSSNAGYSGNRSFLKNDAIDKVLQAAREEGDEQKRLELYEEAQNLLAEEAPVAYLYHSELLAGLNNEVEDFWQYPSSIFFLRDMHK from the coding sequence ATGAGGAAGAGAATTTTATTTAGTTTTTTAGTAAGCCTTCTAGCAGTAATAATAGTGGCTTGCAGTAATTCATCTGAAGAGAATGAGAGCAATTCAACAGGTGAGCAAAGTGACGAAAACACATCGGAGGCAAGTGATTTAACCATTATGCTTGGCTCTGATCCAAATTCACTCGATCCACACGGCGCTAATGATGGCATATCTTTATATGTCATGAGTACGATGTATGACAAACTTGTTTATTTGGATAAAGATTTAACAATCACACCTGGACTTGCGGAAAGCTTAGAACAAATTAGTGATACGGTTTGGGAAGCAAAAATTCGTGAAGGTGTAGAATTTCATGATGGGTCTAAGCTTGATGCTGAAGTTGTGAAAGCGAACTTGGACCGGGTAAGAGATCCAGAAATTGCTTCACCTCTTAGCTTTTTGTACGACATGATTGAAGAAGTAGAAGTGATTGACTCCTATACGGTGCATATTAAAACGGCATATCCATTTGCATCTCTCCCTGCACATTTGGCGCATCCGGGAGGCAGCATGATTAGTAAAAAATCGATTGATGCGGATAATGAAGCCGTTAAAAATGGTGCACTACCTTTTGCAACGGTAAATGAGGCACCGGTCGGGACAGGCCCTTTTAAATTTGAATCACGTGAGCATGGCGTTGCAATTAAAGTTGTCAAAAATGAAAAATATTGGGATACAGAAAAAGCGAAATCAGCGTCCATCACATTTAAAACAATTCCTGAGGACTTTACAAGAATCGCAGAGTTAGAAACAGGCGGAGCGGATTTAATCTATCCTATAAGTCCTGTAGATGTTGCGCGAATTGACGCATCAGATTCAGCTCATGTTCAACAATCAAAAAGTTCTAACCTAACATATTTAGGTTTTAATACAGAAGTTGAGCCGTTTAATCAGAAAGAAGTGCGTCAAGCGATATCGATGGCAATTAATAAAGATAATTTAATTGATGGAATATTGGAAGGTAGAGCTTTACCTGCTATTGGTCCAATCGCTCCGACAGTTTTTGGATATTCAGACTCGATTGATACACTTGGCTATGACGTGGAAAAAGCAAAAGAATTAATGAAAGAAGCCGGTTATGAAGATGGATTTAAAACTACATTGTTAACGTATGAAACGAGCGCAAATGCTGATTTAGCAATATTTTTACAGGCAGAGCTAAAAAACATTGGCATTGAAGTAGACATCGAAACTGTGGAAACGGGCGCCTATTTGGATGCGACTGGTGAAGGTAATTCAGAAATGTTTATCGGTGCATGGGGAACAGTTACGTTAGATGCAGATTATGGGTTATATCCGATGTTCCACTCCTCGAATGCAGGTTACTCAGGCAACCGGTCGTTTTTAAAAAATGATGCTATAGATAAAGTGCTTCAAGCAGCGAGAGAAGAAGGCGATGAACAGAAGAGGCTAGAACTCTATGAAGAAGCACAAAATTTATTAGCTGAAGAAGCGCCAGTTGCTTATTTGTATCACTCCGAATTATTAGCAGGATTGAATAATGAGGTAGAAGATTTTTGGCAATATCCGAGTAGTATTTTTTTCTTGCGAGACATGCATAAATAA
- the menC gene encoding o-succinylbenzoate synthase gives MIIKEVTIRKMKMSLKDPFTTSFGTFRDKDFLLLEAKDELGNTGWGESVAFHSPWYSEETLETNLHMIKDFLLPLVLGKEIGHPDEVNELFSAIRRNNMAKSTVEGAIWDLYAKRNKLTLAEALGGEQEKIEVGISIGIDEDMNRLVETVGGFIEEGYKRIKVKIKPGFDVEVMRELRRNFPDVPMMADANSAYTLEDVDLLKQLDEFNLTMIEQPLASDDIIDHATLQKQLETPICLDESIHSLEDTRKAIELGSTKIINIKIGRVGGLTESKKIHDYCMERGIPVWCGGMLESGIGRAHNVALTTLPNFILPGDTAGSSRYWEQDIISPEVVVEDGYITVPTGYGIGYEPDFEAMDQFTVEKMHFKAE, from the coding sequence ATGATTATTAAAGAAGTTACAATCCGTAAAATGAAGATGTCATTAAAAGATCCATTTACAACAAGCTTTGGCACGTTCCGAGATAAAGACTTTTTATTGCTCGAAGCAAAAGATGAGCTTGGCAATACCGGGTGGGGGGAGTCGGTCGCCTTTCATTCGCCGTGGTATAGCGAAGAAACGCTAGAAACAAATTTACATATGATTAAAGACTTTCTACTCCCATTAGTACTAGGTAAAGAAATCGGTCATCCCGATGAAGTGAATGAACTATTTTCTGCAATCCGTAGAAATAATATGGCGAAGTCAACGGTTGAAGGAGCGATTTGGGACCTTTACGCAAAGCGAAATAAACTGACGTTAGCCGAAGCATTAGGTGGAGAACAAGAGAAGATTGAAGTGGGCATCAGTATCGGGATCGATGAAGATATGAATCGTTTAGTCGAAACGGTTGGTGGTTTTATTGAAGAAGGCTATAAACGGATCAAAGTGAAAATTAAGCCTGGTTTTGATGTTGAAGTGATGCGCGAGCTTCGAAGAAATTTTCCGGATGTTCCAATGATGGCGGACGCGAATTCAGCGTATACGCTTGAAGATGTTGACCTGCTGAAGCAACTAGATGAATTTAATTTAACAATGATTGAACAGCCTCTTGCTTCTGATGATATTATTGACCACGCGACTTTGCAAAAACAATTGGAAACACCAATCTGTTTAGATGAAAGTATTCATTCATTAGAGGATACGCGAAAAGCAATCGAACTTGGAAGTACAAAAATCATTAATATTAAAATTGGGCGTGTCGGTGGATTGACGGAATCGAAAAAAATTCATGATTACTGCATGGAACGTGGCATTCCGGTTTGGTGTGGCGGCATGCTTGAGTCGGGAATTGGACGCGCGCATAATGTAGCGCTGACAACACTTCCGAATTTTATCTTACCGGGTGACACAGCGGGTTCATCGCGTTACTGGGAACAAGATATCATTTCTCCGGAAGTTGTCGTAGAAGATGGCTATATTACAGTACCAACTGGATACGGAATTGGATACGAGCCGGATTTTGAAGCAATGGATCAATTTACTGTAGAGAAAATGCATTTTAAAGCAGAGTAA
- the nhaC gene encoding Na+/H+ antiporter NhaC, protein MKNHTKKEMNIWLALLPLVIMIVVMIFTVVKLEQGPHIPLIVGTSIAALVAWKVGFNWKEIEEMMYKGIRLALPAVVIIILVGSTIGAWMGGGIVATMIYYGLQIISPAWFLVTITLICAIVSLAIGSSWSTMGTIGVAGMGIGLSMGIPAGMVAGAVISGAYFGDKMSPLSDTTNLAAGLTGTDLFEHIKHMLWTTIPGLAIALGIYAYLGQRFAAASIETVEIGQTVQVLQESFIISPWLLLIPLAVIVLVAFKVPAIPALIVGIVLGYLAQVFVQGGSMAVAIEALQSGFTISTGNEMVDELFNRGGLDSMMYTVSMTIVAMTFGGILEFSGMLQSMMNQLLKIVKSAKSLIVSTIAACFMTNASCSEQYISIVVPSRMFSGAYRKMGLHSKNLSRSLEDGGTLTSVFIPWNTCGVFIFGTLGVSVVQYGPYAILNFAVPILGMIYAVTGFTITKLTEEEKAAAEVEETQALQSQEVLTPLEKSVSSHF, encoded by the coding sequence ATGAAAAATCATACAAAGAAGGAAATGAATATTTGGCTTGCGTTATTGCCTTTAGTGATCATGATTGTTGTGATGATTTTTACAGTTGTAAAACTGGAACAAGGTCCACATATTCCACTAATTGTCGGGACATCGATTGCTGCGCTAGTTGCTTGGAAAGTTGGCTTTAATTGGAAAGAAATTGAGGAAATGATGTATAAAGGAATTCGCCTTGCGTTACCGGCAGTTGTCATTATTATTTTAGTCGGCTCAACAATCGGTGCGTGGATGGGTGGCGGGATTGTTGCGACGATGATTTATTATGGTTTGCAAATTATTTCGCCCGCTTGGTTTTTGGTGACGATTACTTTAATTTGTGCAATTGTTTCACTCGCGATTGGGAGTTCTTGGTCCACGATGGGAACAATCGGTGTCGCGGGAATGGGGATTGGTCTAAGTATGGGGATACCTGCTGGTATGGTTGCGGGGGCAGTCATTTCAGGTGCTTATTTTGGCGATAAAATGTCGCCATTGTCAGATACGACCAACTTGGCAGCGGGGTTAACGGGTACGGATTTGTTTGAACATATTAAACATATGTTATGGACAACGATTCCGGGTCTTGCGATTGCACTTGGTATTTATGCTTATTTAGGGCAACGTTTTGCAGCGGCGAGCATTGAAACAGTGGAAATAGGACAAACGGTGCAAGTGTTGCAGGAAAGCTTCATTATTTCGCCGTGGTTATTACTTATTCCACTTGCCGTCATTGTACTTGTTGCGTTTAAAGTACCGGCCATTCCTGCTTTAATTGTTGGGATTGTACTTGGTTATTTAGCGCAAGTGTTTGTGCAAGGCGGGTCGATGGCGGTAGCGATTGAAGCGCTTCAAAGTGGCTTTACAATTTCGACAGGCAATGAAATGGTCGATGAACTATTCAATCGCGGCGGCTTGGATTCAATGATGTATACGGTTTCAATGACAATCGTTGCGATGACTTTCGGTGGGATTTTGGAATTTTCGGGGATGTTGCAGTCGATGATGAATCAGCTATTAAAAATCGTGAAATCAGCAAAATCACTGATTGTATCAACGATTGCTGCTTGTTTTATGACGAATGCTTCATGTTCAGAACAATATATTTCGATTGTTGTACCATCAAGAATGTTTAGTGGTGCATATCGTAAAATGGGGCTTCATTCCAAGAACTTATCGCGTTCATTGGAAGACGGGGGAACATTAACCTCCGTTTTCATTCCGTGGAATACATGCGGCGTCTTTATTTTTGGGACATTAGGAGTTAGCGTCGTGCAATACGGCCCCTATGCCATTTTAAATTTCGCTGTTCCGATTCTTGGGATGATTTATGCGGTGACAGGCTTTACAATCACGAAATTAACGGAAGAAGAAAAAGCAGCTGCGGAAGTAGAAGAAACGCAAGCTTTACAGTCACAAGAAGTGCTTACCCCCCTAGAAAAATCGGTATCCAGTCATTTTTGA
- the ectA gene encoding diaminobutyrate acetyltransferase, which produces MVISKQGSTAVAEQEETLVFRVPTEDDGKAIWKLIKETGVLDLNSSYSYLMWAKFFDQTSVVVETNEQIVGFISGFIQPNTPDTLFIWQVAVDETQRQKGLASRMLQAILHRYACRNIRYLEATVGTSNEASEALFQKLSRDLKTAYHVTEFFTEDQFPGKGHEDERLFKIGPFQQV; this is translated from the coding sequence TTGGTAATAAGTAAGCAGGGATCAACAGCAGTCGCTGAGCAAGAAGAGACCCTGGTCTTCAGAGTACCAACGGAAGATGACGGCAAAGCAATATGGAAACTGATTAAAGAAACCGGTGTACTCGATTTAAACTCTTCGTATAGTTATTTAATGTGGGCGAAGTTTTTTGACCAAACCAGTGTAGTTGTTGAAACAAACGAACAAATTGTCGGTTTTATATCGGGCTTCATACAACCGAATACGCCAGATACGCTTTTTATTTGGCAAGTTGCAGTCGATGAAACCCAGCGACAGAAAGGGCTTGCTTCAAGGATGTTGCAAGCGATTTTGCATCGCTATGCATGTCGGAATATTCGGTATTTGGAGGCGACTGTAGGGACTTCAAACGAAGCATCCGAAGCCTTATTTCAAAAGTTATCAAGAGACTTGAAGACGGCGTACCATGTGACAGAATTTTTTACTGAAGACCAGTTTCCAGGAAAGGGACACGAAGACGAACGGTTATTCAAAATCGGCCCCTTTCAGCAAGTATGA
- a CDS encoding GNAT family N-acetyltransferase produces the protein MTKNLSIRKLESIEDIRLIQSMQEEVWGPPAIPTHQTYTASKNGGLVLGAFMDDEIIGFSYSFPGFADGKTYLCSHMLGIHPTHRGKGIGKLLKDEQRKIAIEMGYDLITWTFDPLESRNAYLNLQKLFGMSQVYLENCYGEMQDGLNKGLPSDRLQVEWWISSKRVQENWMPENITYERPLTVGQSEKGNPKIEGDFKKVPANGYGIEIPVPSDIQSIKTNEPELALNWRMKIRAALQRLFSAGYAVIGLKKSDDGVHYYQLVKRNTIPLTTKR, from the coding sequence ATGACGAAGAATTTATCGATACGGAAACTAGAATCGATTGAAGATATCCGCCTGATCCAATCCATGCAGGAGGAGGTTTGGGGGCCGCCCGCGATTCCAACCCACCAAACGTATACAGCTTCGAAAAATGGCGGGCTAGTGTTAGGGGCCTTTATGGATGACGAGATTATTGGATTCTCCTATAGCTTCCCGGGGTTTGCCGATGGAAAGACTTATTTATGTTCGCATATGCTCGGCATTCACCCAACTCATCGAGGAAAGGGAATTGGCAAGCTGCTGAAGGATGAACAACGTAAAATTGCAATAGAAATGGGATATGACCTGATTACGTGGACATTCGATCCATTGGAAAGTCGAAATGCGTATTTAAATTTGCAAAAACTATTTGGTATGAGTCAAGTCTATTTGGAAAATTGTTATGGTGAAATGCAAGATGGGCTAAACAAGGGACTGCCTTCGGACCGGCTTCAAGTCGAGTGGTGGATCTCAAGTAAACGGGTTCAGGAAAACTGGATGCCCGAAAATATTACGTATGAGAGGCCGTTGACAGTAGGCCAATCCGAAAAAGGAAATCCAAAGATTGAAGGGGATTTCAAGAAAGTTCCTGCAAACGGCTACGGCATTGAAATTCCGGTACCATCGGATATTCAATCGATTAAAACGAATGAGCCCGAACTCGCCCTCAATTGGCGAATGAAAATTAGAGCAGCGCTTCAAAGGTTATTTAGTGCTGGCTATGCTGTAATTGGATTGAAAAAGTCAGACGATGGTGTCCATTATTACCAATTGGTTAAAAGAAACACAATTCCACTAACTACTAAACGATGA
- a CDS encoding alkaline phosphatase codes for MKKTFKKKSMILAIAGSLLVGSFAGNAAFQPAEAKNPQSNEKVENVIFMIPDGYSTAYATNYRLYKGEESVMDSHLVGMHRTYSANSEVTDFAAAGTAMATGVKTNNGVIGIDPEGNKHTSILQAAEKSGKSTGLVATSTITHATPAAFASEVESRANEAAIAPQLLENDVDVLLGGGKKYFSNELLNKAQKNGYEIVSDAQSMSNLKKVDKLIGLFAEDSLTPELDRETTNEPSLQEMTAAAIEVLSKNKDGFFLMVEGSQIDWAGHANDAAWAMKDTEAFEDAVKEALDFAKKDKKTLVVIASDHDTGGMSVGGYNQSGANLDILKNVTATGDFMAAQLNEERNNIQEVVLEHTGITLTEAEIKQIKQAGNPALQINSIISRHALVGWSHTGHTGEDIPIYAYGPQAHKFAGLIENTDFPQLMAEAMKIPFK; via the coding sequence TTGAAGAAAACGTTTAAGAAAAAGAGTATGATCCTAGCAATTGCTGGAAGTTTACTTGTAGGAAGTTTTGCGGGAAACGCAGCTTTTCAACCCGCTGAAGCAAAAAATCCTCAATCGAACGAAAAGGTAGAAAATGTGATTTTCATGATTCCAGATGGATACTCTACTGCGTATGCGACAAATTATCGCTTGTACAAAGGGGAAGAATCAGTCATGGATTCACATCTAGTTGGTATGCACCGGACTTACTCTGCTAACTCGGAAGTGACGGATTTTGCTGCTGCCGGTACTGCGATGGCTACTGGAGTAAAAACGAACAACGGGGTGATTGGGATTGATCCTGAGGGGAATAAACACACTTCAATTTTACAGGCAGCCGAGAAGAGCGGAAAATCTACAGGATTAGTCGCAACTTCAACGATTACCCATGCCACACCAGCGGCTTTCGCTTCAGAAGTTGAATCGCGCGCAAACGAGGCAGCTATTGCACCACAACTCCTTGAAAATGATGTCGATGTCCTCCTAGGTGGCGGTAAAAAGTATTTTAGTAATGAACTTTTAAATAAAGCACAAAAAAATGGTTATGAAATTGTATCCGATGCACAATCGATGAGTAATCTAAAGAAAGTGGACAAGTTAATCGGTCTCTTCGCGGAAGATAGTTTAACTCCTGAATTAGATCGTGAGACGACTAATGAGCCAAGTTTGCAAGAAATGACAGCCGCAGCTATCGAAGTTTTAAGTAAAAATAAAGACGGATTCTTCTTAATGGTTGAAGGCAGTCAAATCGATTGGGCTGGCCACGCAAACGATGCAGCATGGGCGATGAAAGATACCGAAGCGTTTGAAGATGCAGTCAAAGAAGCTTTAGATTTTGCAAAAAAAGATAAGAAAACATTAGTCGTTATCGCAAGTGATCATGACACAGGCGGTATGTCTGTCGGCGGTTACAATCAATCAGGTGCTAATTTGGACATCCTTAAAAATGTAACAGCTACTGGTGATTTTATGGCTGCTCAATTAAATGAAGAACGAAATAATATTCAAGAAGTTGTATTGGAACATACAGGCATTACATTAACTGAAGCCGAAATAAAACAAATTAAACAAGCAGGCAATCCAGCGCTTCAAATTAACTCAATCATTTCTAGGCATGCACTTGTTGGTTGGTCACATACTGGACATACGGGTGAAGACATCCCTATTTATGCTTATGGACCACAAGCCCATAAATTTGCTGGTCTTATCGAAAATACTGATTTCCCACAACTGATGGCCGAAGCAATGAAAATACCATTTAAGTAA
- the ltrA gene encoding group II intron reverse transcriptase/maturase has protein sequence MSTQLRHNEYYNMQTKLDELYERSKNNGLEGYDLYGKITEKHNILLAYRNIKSNTGSKTAGVDGKTIADFKIESEDSLVNEIVNCLDNYEPNGVRRVEIPKPNGKTRPLGIPTMRDRLIQQMLKQILEPICEAKFYNHSYGFRPNRATKHAMARCQHLINRNGLHYVVDIDIKGFFDNVNHNKLMKQLYNMGIKDRRVLAVINKMLKAPIEITGVPTKGTPQGGILSPLLSNVVLNDLDHWISNQWESLNTNHKYSDNGCKYRSLKKTNLKEMFIVRYADDFKIFARNHKSAYKIYHGVKKYLKNNLDLEISPEKSKITNLRKNKSEFLGFTLEAKRKKKKYVAITHVAPNKKNEIVNKARELIKTIQKDTSVKSVNHYNSYVMGIKNYYKSATHVSIDFAKIAYRLFRTLYNRLKSIGKYGVPRKPSETYKLFNKNNYKTFEVLGVHLHPIADVRTLDNRNFKQSICNYTSEGRNDKQIIKGSIALELQLMLMNTHGGQTVEYTDNRLSRYSMQKGICAITGEFIYSYDVHCHHILPKSLGGTDEYRNLVIVNRTVHKLIHAVTDKTIERYMQILKLNGKQLEKLNKYRKKCNLTEII, from the coding sequence GTGAGTACACAATTACGTCATAATGAATACTACAATATGCAAACCAAGTTGGATGAACTCTATGAAAGAAGTAAGAATAACGGGCTAGAGGGATACGACTTATATGGAAAAATTACTGAAAAACATAACATCTTACTTGCGTATAGGAACATTAAAAGCAATACCGGTTCCAAAACTGCTGGTGTTGACGGAAAAACGATAGCTGATTTCAAGATAGAGTCTGAAGATAGTTTAGTCAACGAAATCGTGAACTGCCTAGACAACTATGAACCAAATGGTGTGAGGAGAGTCGAGATACCAAAACCGAATGGTAAAACAAGACCTCTGGGAATTCCGACGATGCGCGACAGGTTGATACAACAAATGTTAAAGCAAATCCTAGAGCCTATCTGCGAAGCGAAATTCTACAATCATTCTTATGGCTTTAGACCAAATAGAGCTACAAAACATGCAATGGCTCGTTGCCAACATTTAATCAACAGGAATGGTCTGCACTATGTTGTAGATATAGATATAAAAGGATTTTTTGATAATGTCAATCACAATAAGCTGATGAAACAATTATACAATATGGGGATAAAGGATAGAAGAGTGTTAGCGGTAATAAATAAAATGTTGAAAGCACCTATTGAAATAACAGGGGTTCCAACAAAAGGCACACCGCAAGGTGGGATATTGTCGCCCCTTTTATCGAACGTGGTACTGAATGATTTGGACCACTGGATATCAAACCAATGGGAATCATTGAACACGAATCACAAGTATAGTGACAATGGATGTAAATATAGATCGCTCAAGAAAACGAATCTAAAAGAAATGTTCATTGTCCGTTATGCAGACGACTTTAAGATATTCGCAAGGAATCACAAATCAGCTTATAAAATTTATCATGGAGTCAAAAAGTATCTGAAAAACAATTTAGACCTGGAAATTTCGCCTGAGAAATCTAAGATTACAAACCTTAGGAAAAATAAATCTGAATTTCTTGGTTTCACGCTAGAAGCGAAAAGAAAGAAGAAAAAGTATGTAGCAATAACGCACGTAGCCCCCAACAAGAAAAACGAAATAGTAAATAAGGCTAGGGAGCTAATCAAGACCATACAGAAAGACACTAGCGTAAAATCGGTTAACCATTATAACAGCTACGTAATGGGGATTAAGAATTATTATAAATCAGCAACGCATGTTAGCATTGACTTCGCTAAAATTGCCTATCGCCTATTCCGCACCTTGTACAATCGTTTGAAATCTATTGGTAAGTATGGTGTTCCAAGAAAACCATCAGAAACTTATAAATTATTTAACAAAAACAACTATAAAACCTTTGAAGTACTGGGTGTACATCTGCATCCTATTGCGGATGTCAGAACTTTGGATAATAGAAACTTTAAGCAAAGTATCTGTAATTACACATCAGAAGGTCGAAATGATAAACAAATAATTAAAGGGAGTATAGCTCTGGAACTGCAACTAATGCTTATGAATACACATGGAGGACAAACTGTAGAATATACGGATAATAGGCTTTCAAGGTATTCAATGCAGAAGGGAATCTGTGCAATCACTGGAGAATTCATTTATAGCTATGATGTGCACTGCCACCATATACTGCCAAAGTCATTAGGCGGGACGGATGAATATAGAAACCTAGTAATAGTGAACCGAACGGTTCACAAGTTGATTCATGCGGTAACCGATAAAACGATTGAACGATATATGCAAATACTGAAGTTGAACGGAAAACAGCTTGAGAAACTAAATAAATATCGTAAGAAGTGTAATTTAACTGAAATTATCTAA